The following are from one region of the Falco cherrug isolate bFalChe1 chromosome 19, bFalChe1.pri, whole genome shotgun sequence genome:
- the UBE2Q1 gene encoding ubiquitin-conjugating enzyme E2 Q1 → MQRAGAEEAAGAQAAAGGPGRSGAEVAAAPAGRLLRRELRLLESIFHRGHERFRIGSACPDEISCEFVPGAGARAGASASRGPPPGPVRIHCNITESYPAVPPIWSVESDDPNLAAILERLVEVRKGNTLLLQHLKRIISDLCKLYNLPQHPDVEMLDQPLPAEQSVQEEVSSEEEDEEMPEDTEDLDHYEMKEEEPADGKKTEDEGIGKENLAILEKIKKNQRQDYLNGAVSGSVQATDRLMKELRDIYRSPSFKGGYYAVELVNDSLYDWNVKLLKVDEDSALHNDLQILKEKEGTDFILLNFSFKDNFPFDPPFVRVVSPVLSGGYVLGGGAICMELLTKQGWSSAYSIESVIMQISATLVKGKARVQFGANKNQYSLTRAQQSYKSLVQIHEKNGWYTPPKEDG, encoded by the exons ATGCAGCGGGCGGGGGcggaggaggcggcgggggcgcaggcggcggcgggggggcccgggcggagcggggccgagGTGGCGGCGGCCCCCGCCGGGCGGCTCCTGAGGCGGGAGCTGCGGCTGCTCGAGTCCATCTTCCACCGGGGCCACGAGCGGTTCCGCATCGGCAGCGCCTGCCCCGACGAGATCAGCTGCGAGTTCGTcccgggggccggggcccgcGCCGGGGCCTCCGCCTCCCGGGGGCCGCCACCGGGGCCCGTCCGCATCCACTGCAACATCACG GAGTCTTACCCAGCTGTTCCTCCGATATGGTCTGTGGAGTCGGACGATCCAAACCTGGCAGCTATCCTGGAGAGGCTGGTGGAAGTCAGGAAAGGAAATACGCTG CTTTTGCAGCACCTGAAGCGAATAATCTCCGACCTGTGCAAACTCTACAACCTCCCTCAACATCCAGACGTTGAAATGCTGGACCAGCCTCTGCCGGCGGAACAG AGCGTGCAGGAAGAGGTGTCctctgaagaggaagatgaagagaTGCCAGAG GACACCGAGGACTTGGACCACTATGAGATGAAAGAGGAAGAGCCGGCAGATGGGAAGAAGACAGAGGATGAAGGCATTGGGAAGGAAAACCTCGCcattttagagaaaataaaaaagaaccaGAGGCAAGATTACTTAAAT GGTGCAGTGTCTGGGTCTGTGCAGGCCACCGACCGGCTAATGAAGGAGCTCAGGGATATTTACCGATCACCAAGTTTCAAGGGTG GATACTATGCAGTTGAACTAGTGAACGACAGCCTGTACGATTGGAACGTCAAACTCCTGAA GGTTGACGAGGATAGCGCTTTGCACAACGATCTCCAGATCctcaaagagaaagaaggaacagaTTTCATCCTCCTCAACTTCTCCTTTAAA GATAACTTTCCTTTTGATCCACCATTCGTAAGGGTTGTGTCCCCGGTGCTGTCAGGGGG GTACGTTCTGGGTGGCGGTGCCATCTGCATGGAGCTACTGACAAAACAG ggctggagcagcgcGTACTCCATCGAGTCAGTGATCATGCAGATCAGCGCGACTCTGGTGAAAGGGAAAGCACGAGTACAGTTTGGAGCAAATAAG AATCAGTACAGCCTGACGAGAGCACAGCAGTCCTACAAGTCCCTGGTTCAGATCCACGAGAAGAATG GCTGGTACACACCGCCCAAGGAGGATGGCTAG